Sequence from the Eriocheir sinensis breed Jianghai 21 chromosome 63, ASM2467909v1, whole genome shotgun sequence genome:
aatccgtagtcaaggggttaacagaTTAACTTTTCCTTGAGTACACACAGCAACTCAAATCCCTTCACTGTTCACAGTAATCATGTGCTGGACATCACCGATGGCCTGCACGACTTGGGTGGCCTGCAGGGAAACATTGTGCTGGCCCTGATGGTGGCCTGGATCATCGTCTACCTGGTCCTCATCAAGGGAGTAGAGACGTTTGGCAAGGTGAGGGATTACCATAAATAATGGAGACTCTACTAAGAAATCTGTAAAGTTTTTCTTGGATATGCTGGTGCAGTAAGCTGTTGGCAGCATGAGATCAAAGAGGATGATTTGCAAATAGTGTGATCTACATAACTTTCAGCCAATAATCATCTGGTAGTGTAGGCAGATCTTAAATGAGAGAACTGCACACACCAATGAGCCAAATTTGATGGCAAACACTTACATGTAAAGAACTGCACAAATTCAGATGGCACAAGCTTGTATATCCACCAAATTCTTGTACTCTTCAGAAGCCCACTGTACTGAAAGCAAGTTAGTTAGCATGGGCCTCCAGTACCATGAGAGAATCTCTTGGTAACTCTGAATGACTTTTCCTAAACATGCTAGTAGTGGAAGAGTACATCAGCATAAGTCTCACATACTATGAGACTCTGTGTAGAGAATCTGTTATGAACTCTGAATACATTTACTGAGATATGCCGAGTACGAGCAATTCTATGAGCACAAGCCTCAGATATTATGGAAATTCACTAAGACAACTTGCTGAGAACTCAGCACATATTTTTTCGATATGCTACACTGTAACCAATGAACCTCTGCCTCCTTCCAGGCCGTGTACTTCACCGCAACATTCCCGTACTTGATCCTGATTGTGCTGCTGGTGCGGGCAGCCACCCTGCCCGGCTACATGGACGGCATCAACTTCTACCTCACGCCCAAGTGGGACAAACTGTTGACGGCTGGTGTGAGTGCAACGAATTTCTCTCAAAGTCAAGCTCCTTAGATGTATTGCCACTCTTCTATcatacattattctatatatactCATCATACTTGTTAGCAAAGAATACACGAGAAACTCACAAAAAGGATGAGGCACAGTCCTCCCACATCATAAACAACAGACAAGAGAGTGAGCAAAATGAAAAACCAATGACACATACTTCAGTTGTTTTCCTACCACTTCTTGTCTTGGGGTTCAGTTAACTTGTTGTGCAGACTGTACCTTGCACAGAGCTCACCGAAGAGGTGGAGAAGTGTGAGGAATGGAGACAATAAGCAATAGAAGAATTACTGGCATGAATCACTGACATCTGTATCCCACTTTGTCCTTAGGTGTGGGGTGATGCTGCCATCCAGATCTTCTTCAGCCTGTCTCCATGCTGGGGCGGCCTCATAACACTTTCATCCTACAATAAGTTCAACAATAACTGCTACAGGTACAGCAAGCCTTTCACCTTCAATGTAACACCTGCAACAAGCATCACCTTAACCTTTATGTTGGTTACTTTCATGATCTCCCTGTCTCCTCACAACAGAGATGCGTTTGTTGTGTCCATCGGTAACTGCCTCACCAGCTTCTTTGCCGGCTTTGTCATCTTTGGCATCATCGGGTTCATGGCTCACGAGCTGGGCTTGCCAGTGGACAAAGTGGCTGTGCAAGGTATGTAACAAATAACTTAATCAAAGGCATTTTCTCTCAACTCTCTTTGAGGATAGCATATCCCAGAGGTAACTTGGGAAAGGAATCTTCCATAATTAAGCCTGATTTTTTATGGTCAAAGTACACTTCACTGCACACCCTGAATGGGTTTTGGGGAAGAAAGAAGTTGCATCCCAAGGTTCAGTTGGAGGATGACACGACATCACCTTTCAAGTCATCCAAAGGACTCAACTTTTCTGCCCCTTGCTATTGTTGTCTTGCAGTCAGTGTGTGCAGGCCTTGTGGAAGGTCTTTCCTTTGGAGGCTGACTGCCACATAACTTTTATTTGATGTACATTAAAGCTGAATGATGGATAATGATGCCATTTTATTCTGTTTATCACGTGACAGCATGTGAAGCACTCAGTCTCCTATTACCTACAGGGAATTTTGACTCACCTGCTTTCTTTGATTAAACTTTGGCAAACTACCTGTCTGTATCCTAAAGAAAACACTGAGTTGCCAAGCGTCACACCATTGTGTTGCTCTGTGGCATGTGAGTCAACCTGAACATCAAAGGTCTCCATATTATAGATGCTACAGTAAGTCAAGAAACAAAAGCCATCAATGACTTCACTTTTCACATGACAAGATTAAGAAAGTTTAAAGTAATGTAACAAGTCAACAAACATGCACACATAAAAACAACTAAAAGGAAATAAATTTTGTGTCAAAAAACATTTTTAGCAATTTTCATCCATCCCAGTACTAAGAGATTAGCACTCCCTTATCAAAGCTTAATCCTTAACTTTAATTCTATTACCAGAAATCAAAGGATAATTATCAAACTTCATACATCATTGTAAGTACCATAAGTTCCCATCCAATGTTCCTTGACCAGGGGTGACAATGGTATGTATCCACCAGTGACTCTCGGCAAACATACTCACAGTTTTTGGTTAGAGTGGTCTCAGGTAAGCCATTCGTACAGGTAATGCATGCGGAGGCAACCAATAAAAATGCAGGTGTAATAGGACCTTCGCACCAATGGTATGTATCTCTTTGATGTCCTGTACATCCTCACTTAACAGCTATTTCTGAAAATTTTCAGTATCATATCAAATGTGGTTAGTTACCTCAACTGTTAAGTTGGTTACCAAGAGAAAATCCCTGATGGATGGTTGGTAGGTATGGCGAGACTATTGTTGGCACCCTCCACACTGGCCGGCCCAGCGCACCTCTGAGGGAGACAGGTATTTCCGTGCCCCCaggcacacacacccacactcacagtCACCAAGGGTGTCGTTCCACGCGTGCCTTTGCACGCTGGCCtcgacaccaccatcatcactggtAGGGTGGCTCTCCTCCTCGATCAGCCCTCTGATGTGGAGTCATTTTATGCACGTTCTAGGAGCGGGCCTGGCGTTCGTGGCTTACCCCGAGGCCGTGGCCCGCCTTCCTCTGTCACCGATGTGGTCCATCTTGTTCTTCGCCATGTTGCTGACTCTGGGTCTTGGCACGCAGTTTACTATcctaaccaccatcatcaccaccattactgatGACTTCCCAGCCCTGCGTGGCAAGAACTTCAAGTGAGTCCACCCGCCAACACCTCAGCTGCAACATGCTCCTTCCCACCTATTTGTGTATTAACTGTATTGTGGGATGCACTCACTCACCTCTGGTATGTTACAACATGTGTGTGACTAACCTTCATTCATGGCAGGATATCAGTCACCCTCTGGAGCTCATGGCCACAGGGCCATAATTACTGTATCTACCCATGTTTTATATGACCATTTCTTCCCCTGCACAAGCATCAAATATGCAACAACTGCAGGTGACCAGAAATGTGGGCACGGACTTTATTGCTTCATGAACCCTTGTGAATGCTTGCCGCGGCAGTGGTTACCATTTACTCATTGGCAATAGATGCTCTGGCTGGCTGGCACTGGCAGCCACTTGTCTAAATGATGATGTGCCAATGGCTACTTGGTAAACACTGCCAACACTTGCTAAGAATATTAATCACAGCCTTTTACTCAGGAAAAAACAAAAGCTCTGCAATCACCATGGAGTTGCTTACTCAACCTAAGCTGTgccttcaatattatttttttccaaaggATTATATAAAGGATTATATAATCTCGTTTTTTGTGTGTTGGCTCCTAAGTACTCTTACTATTGATACCATTAGTACAACTATGAGGTACACAGTATTCTGTGCTTAACCTTTCCATGACTTGTGTAAACTCAAAGACAAGGGCAACCTAAACCATCCATGCTGACACACTGTCCCTGCACGCTAGGTGGGCCCTCCTAGGTGTCTGCCTGCTCATGTACACCGTGGGTCTGTCCATGGCCACCAAGGGAGGCATGTACGTCCTGCAGATGATGGACTTctactcttccaccttctctgCTTTGATGGTGGGAATGTTTGAGGTAAGCTGCCGGCCAACATACCTGGAGCTGTCTATAAATGATCTGAATTACAGTACTCCTGTCAAAGTGAAGCTCATGCGAAAGATTACTCCCCTCCTCCGCCAAGGCTGTGTGATATGTCTCATTCAGGAAATAATTCAACACACTAGAAAATCATTACCAAGAAAAAGTCATTCCCATAAACTTAGGTATGaagaaaaaatcattaaaaaattaAACCTTTACAGTTATGTACAGTACTCATTCTCGAGTCATGCCCTTGATCACTGTTTTAAAGTTAAGATGGGTTAACTTGCTGTACTGTGGATTCCCTGTGCAAACCAGGACTGATTAAACATGAATAACATCAGGAGTGGCACCTCTGTACCAACAGGTGGTTGTCGTGACCTGGATTTATGGTGTTGACAACTTCCTGGATGACATCAAGAAGATGCTGGGATTCTACCCCTACCCCAGAATACTCTGGAAGTGTGTCTGGAAGTACATCATGCCTTGTGTGGTTCTGGTAAGTGCATTTTGTTCCACAAATACTTCACAAACACTTGTCATAAATCTGCATTTTGCCGAGTCTCTTCAAGGATGTGTAGAGCAGTGTCtgccagtgccagtgccagtTATCATGGCATTCTGGAGACCCTAAGCAGGGTTATGTTTTGGGGCCCATCATGTACCCCTTTCTGCATGTACACAGAGTATCTTAAAATATGAAATAGTAACAGATTCATAATCTTTAAAGAAACATAAATGTTTGTGTCTAGACGAAAGGGCTTTAAGTGGGTGCATTTCTTGCTTGTCCATACAGCCAGCCCTGGTGTCTGCTGCTTTGCAGGACACTGAAAATTCATAGAAGATAATTACTAAGTCTTTTGTCCTCAGACCATCTTGGTGTTCACCTGGCTGGACCTTAAGCCAGCAAGATATGGCGACTATGAATTCCCTTACTGGGCCAACGCCATTGGCTGGGTgctgtccttctcctccgtctccctcaTACCCATAGTGGCCATCGTCAAGATCCTTCAGGAGAAAGGCTCCCTGCTCGAGGTAAACTCTTAAAGGCACACCTCTCATATGAACTGCAATCTTGCAGTTCCTTCTAAAACACTTAAATTGCAAAGTATCCTCatgtaaaagtaaaaataaatttaaatatttttaatacaagtttaagcGGTCAACTACTAAACTTTGCAAGGTAGCACTTTTCTCAGGAGTTACTTTTGCTACCACTACTATGGTcagttcacccgagtctgaagcgAGCATTATCGCACAACGGCAACCTCAAGCCACACCCGATTTCGTGGATAATGTATGCAAGCCTACGCATAGTTAACAGtcatcagtgtcaataatatgcaggcagcaataacaaataccgtcaattatagtcgattatgagtaaaaaaaatattagtaatgtcgcaaacaGCTGTtgtgttaatttacaagatcgctgagtatgattattaaacagccttgaagctgtccaaCACCGAGAAAAAATTGgcaggctttatattaataaaacagctaTTTATGACATTACTAATAGTTTTAACTCATAATTGACTATAAtagacggtatttgttattgctgcctgcacatTATTAagtgacgactgtttactatgcataGGCTAGCATACATTATCCACGAAGTCAGACACGctgtgtggctgcaggttgccgttgtacaataatgcacacttcagactcagGTGAACCAACTTTAGGTACTAATACTTTTCTAGTAAGTAGAATCTATTTGTGTCTTACTTTTATATGAGACTGACTCTTCCAAGAGTACTATGTATGGTTTGTGAATTTATCAAAAAATTATTGATACACACTTAAAATCTTGTTAATATCATGTTGCAAGTAACTTAATGATTTACTTGAAATTTGAACTGCATCATATAATTTAATGATGAGTCAGCTTAATCATGTGCCTGAGGTCCAGCAGGGTGTGTTCAACAGTTTGTACACAGCACTCCAATCAGTAAttaagagcaagagaaagaataCTTTCAAAATTGAGCTGAAGATGACAACTAAATTACTGTCAAATTCAAGTTTGACAATTTTTTTCATGAGACCAAATTTTATACCTCGGCTCagtttgccatttattattttcttcttatacaAGCACTGACAGGAGAGGTGCATGAAAACTGGCAAACATATCTTAAGAAGTTATTGCAATGCTATAACTCCCCCCCTCAGCGGCTGAGGAAGCTGGTGCGGCCGCTGCCCGAGTGGGCACCACCCCCAGAGGTGTGCATCAGGCCAAATGACTCCTTTGGTGCTAAGCCGCTGCTCAAAGTGACCTCTTTTGGTAAGTACATTACCTGAACATCAGAATGATATTTAAGTCACAAAAACTTAACTTTCATCCTTAAACTACAGAACATGGAACAGTACAGTTAGGTCTCAAAGTGTGAGAGTTTGCTGGATACACAAGCTTGCACTAAGTGAATGTGTGGCCTTTGGCACATATAACCTAGGCCAGAATAGGCTACAGGGAACACCTGTATTGAAAATTCTGCTGTAAAAAGAATAGGCTTCTGATCACACAAAACTTATAAAAATGATAATTTTTTTGAAATTCTTTTATGCACTATTTCTTTCTGAAAACCCTGGTTCACTATGCATGCAGTCCTATTGATACCATAATACATTGTAGTTTCCTTTCCAGATGAAGATACTGGAAACAAGATATAGACAAACCTCAAGATCAATGCATGAAACACAGGGAAAGTTGCTTCAGCAGGAGGTGCAGCAAAGAATGGTTGTGTTCCTTAGGAAAAGTTAATCCAGCACCAGAAGGTACAGCAAAAAAAATCATCCGTACCTTCAGccaacagagccctgtggagttCCAAGCCTACAACCCATCTGGCTAAGAATCAGCTGCATTAGTGTGCAAACACCATTTTGTTTACATGGGAATATGAGGAACATGGTCAGGCAGGTGCCCTCGGGCCAAACACAAGCTCACTGAACCATTGCGTTCCCCCAAGCACTATTTTCTGGAAAC
This genomic interval carries:
- the LOC126987045 gene encoding sodium- and chloride-dependent glycine transporter 1-like isoform X2, which gives rise to MPTQGLEKTPSSGPDHAATALPTGKAECVGDVPASTPECEAVEVRGSNNGGRQRWNRQIEFILSSLSYAVGLGNIWRFPYLCYMNGGGAFLIPYGIMLVVCGLPLMFFELCLGQFGREGPITVWKICPLFQGIGYAMFMISFYIGCYYNVVLAWAIYYIYSSFTHTLPWTSCGDEWRSEYCKEFNSRNCSLNGGIMNLTGACILPNMTTLEEWDSLNHTTSLLKSPANEFFHNHVLDITDGLHDLGGLQGNIVLALMVAWIIVYLVLIKGVETFGKAVYFTATFPYLILIVLLVRAATLPGYMDGINFYLTPKWDKLLTAGVWGDAAIQIFFSLSPCWGGLITLSSYNKFNNNCYRDAFVVSIGNCLTSFFAGFVIFGIIGFMAHELGLPVDKVAVQGAGLAFVAYPEAVARLPLSPMWSILFFAMLLTLGLGTQFTILTTIITTITDDFPALRGKNFKWALLGVCLLMYTVGLSMATKGGMYVLQMMDFYSSTFSALMVGMFEVVVVTWIYGVDNFLDDIKKMLGFYPYPRILWKCVWKYIMPCVVLTILVFTWLDLKPARYGDYEFPYWANAIGWVLSFSSVSLIPIVAIVKILQEKGSLLERLRKLVRPLPEWAPPPEVCIRPNDSFGAKPLLKVTSFDEDTGNKI
- the LOC126987045 gene encoding sodium- and chloride-dependent glycine transporter 1-like isoform X3, whose protein sequence is MAEKSKYNITFDDRDLDEQEECEAVEVRGSNNGGRQRWNRQIEFILSSLSYAVGLGNIWRFPYLCYMNGGGAFLIPYGIMLVVCGLPLMFFELCLGQFGREGPITVWKICPLFQGIGYAMFMISFYIGCYYNVVLAWAIYYIYSSFTHTLPWTSCGDEWRSEYCKEFNSRNCSLNGGIMNLTGACILPNMTTLEEWDSLNHTTSLLKSPANEFFHNHVLDITDGLHDLGGLQGNIVLALMVAWIIVYLVLIKGVETFGKAVYFTATFPYLILIVLLVRAATLPGYMDGINFYLTPKWDKLLTAGVWGDAAIQIFFSLSPCWGGLITLSSYNKFNNNCYRDAFVVSIGNCLTSFFAGFVIFGIIGFMAHELGLPVDKVAVQGAGLAFVAYPEAVARLPLSPMWSILFFAMLLTLGLGTQFTILTTIITTITDDFPALRGKNFKWALLGVCLLMYTVGLSMATKGGMYVLQMMDFYSSTFSALMVGMFEVVVVTWIYGVDNFLDDIKKMLGFYPYPRILWKCVWKYIMPCVVLTILVFTWLDLKPARYGDYEFPYWANAIGWVLSFSSVSLIPIVAIVKILQEKGSLLERLRKLVRPLPEWAPPPEVCIRPNDSFGAKPLLKVTSFDEDTGNKI
- the LOC126987045 gene encoding sodium- and chloride-dependent glycine transporter 1-like isoform X1 — translated: MPTQGLEKTPSSGPDHAATALPTGKAECVGDVPASTPVEFGAKSESLGKECEAVEVRGSNNGGRQRWNRQIEFILSSLSYAVGLGNIWRFPYLCYMNGGGAFLIPYGIMLVVCGLPLMFFELCLGQFGREGPITVWKICPLFQGIGYAMFMISFYIGCYYNVVLAWAIYYIYSSFTHTLPWTSCGDEWRSEYCKEFNSRNCSLNGGIMNLTGACILPNMTTLEEWDSLNHTTSLLKSPANEFFHNHVLDITDGLHDLGGLQGNIVLALMVAWIIVYLVLIKGVETFGKAVYFTATFPYLILIVLLVRAATLPGYMDGINFYLTPKWDKLLTAGVWGDAAIQIFFSLSPCWGGLITLSSYNKFNNNCYRDAFVVSIGNCLTSFFAGFVIFGIIGFMAHELGLPVDKVAVQGAGLAFVAYPEAVARLPLSPMWSILFFAMLLTLGLGTQFTILTTIITTITDDFPALRGKNFKWALLGVCLLMYTVGLSMATKGGMYVLQMMDFYSSTFSALMVGMFEVVVVTWIYGVDNFLDDIKKMLGFYPYPRILWKCVWKYIMPCVVLTILVFTWLDLKPARYGDYEFPYWANAIGWVLSFSSVSLIPIVAIVKILQEKGSLLERLRKLVRPLPEWAPPPEVCIRPNDSFGAKPLLKVTSFDEDTGNKI